Proteins encoded by one window of Oenanthe melanoleuca isolate GR-GAL-2019-014 chromosome 20, OMel1.0, whole genome shotgun sequence:
- the PCK1 gene encoding phosphoenolpyruvate carboxykinase, cytosolic [GTP] isoform X2, which translates to MNVVPKVVQGDLESLSPEARDFIETNAKLCQPECIHICDGSEEENKKLLDIMVEQGMIKKLNKYENCWLALTDPRDVARIESKTVIITQEQRDTTPIPKSGTSQLGRWMSEEDFEKAFNTRFPGCMQGRTMYVIPFSMGPIGSPLSKIGIELTDSPYVVASMRIMTRMGTDVLKALGNGEFVKCLHSVGCPLPLKEPLVNNWPCNPELTLIAHLPDRREIISFGSGYGGNSLLGKKCFALRIASRLAKEEGWLAEHMLILGITNPEGKKKYFAAAFPSACGKTNLAMMNPSLPGWKIECVGDDIAWMKFDEQGNLRAINPENGFFGVAPGTSVKTNPNAIKTIFKNTIFTNVAETSDGGVYWEGIDEPLPAGVTVTSWKNKDWTPDNGEPCAHPNSRFCSPARQCPIMDPAWESPEGVPIEGIIFGGRRPAGVPLVYEAFNWKHGVFVGAAMRSEATAAAEHKGKIIMHDPFAMRPFFGYNFGKYLAHWLSMAHRPAAKLPRIFHVNWFRKDSQGKFLWPGFGENSRVLEWMFNRIEGKASAKPTAIGYIPTDAALNLKGLEDVNLTELFDISKEFWEKEVEEIKQYFEVQVNADLPYEIERELLALEMRIKQL; encoded by the exons ATGAACGTCGTGCCCAAGGTTGTCCAGGGGGATTTGGAGAGTCTGTCTCCAGAAGCGAGGGATTTCATCGAAACCAACgccaagctgtgccagcctgagTGCATCCACATCTGCGATGGCTCGgaggaagagaacaaaaaacTTCTGGACATCATGGTAGAACAAGGCATGATCAAGAAGTTGAACAAGTATGAGAACTG CTGGCTGGCTCTCACTGATCCAAGAGATGTGGCAAGAATTGAGAGCAAAACTGTCATCATCACTCAAGAGCAGAGAGATACCACTCCAATACCTAAAAGTGGAACAAGCCAGCTGGGGCGCTGGATGTCTGAGGAAGATTTTGAGAAAGCCTTCAACACCAGGTTCCCAGGCTGCATGCAAG GACGCACAATGTATGTCATCCCCTTCAGCATGGGGCCCATTGGGTCACCTTTGTCCAAAATTGGGATTGAGCTGACGGATTCACCCTATGTAGTGGCCAGCATGAGGATCATGACACGGATGGGAACAGATGTTTTGAAAGCCCTGGGCAATGGGGAGTTTGTAAAATGCCTTCACTCTGTTGGATGCCCTCTGCCACTAAAAG AGCCATTAGTCAACAACTGGCCGTGCAACCCGGAGCTGACGCTGATTGCTCATCTCCCGGACCGCAGGGAGATCATTTCCTTTGGCAGTGGCTACGGGGGAAACTCCTTGCTGGGCAAGAAATGCTTTGCTCTCAGGATTGCCAGCAGACTGGCCAAAGAGGAGGGCTGGCTCGCAGAGCACATGCTG ATCCTGGGAATTACCAATCCAGAAGGTAAAAAGAAGTACTTTGCTGCAGCATTCCCTAGTGCATGTGGAAAAACTAACTTGGCCATGATGAACCCAAGCCTGCCAGGATGGAAAATTGAGTGTGTGGGTGATGACATTGCCTGGATGAAATTTGATGAACAAG GCAACTTAAGGGCAATCAATCctgaaaatggcttttttggTGTCGCCCCTGGAACCTCAGTCAAAACAAACCCCAATGCAATTAAAACCATATTCAAGAACACCATCTTTACCAACGTGGCAGAAACCAGTGATGGAGGGGTTTACTGGGAAGGCATTGATGAGCCCCTGCCAGCTGGAGTCACTGTGACCTCCTGGAAGAACAAGGATTGGACCCCAGACAACG GAGAACCTTGTGCTCACCCCAACTCCAGGTtctgctccccagccaggcAGTGCCCCATCATGGATCCTGCCTGGGAATCTCCCGAGGGCGTTCCCATCGAAGGCATCATTTTCGGAGGGCGCAGACCAGCTG GTGTCCCTCTCGTGTATGAGGCCTTTAACTGGAAGCATGGAGTCTTTGTAGGAGCAGCCATGAGATCTGaagcaacagcagctgctgagcacaaAG GCAAAATCATCATGCACGATCCATTTGCCATGAGGCCTTTCTTTGGCTACAACTTTGGCAAATACTTGGCCCACTGGCTGAGCATGGCCCATCGTCCAGCTGCAAAACTCCCCAGGATCTTCCATGTCAACTGGTTCCGGAAAGACAGCCAAGGGAAATTCCTGTGGCCTGGCTTCGGAGAGAATTCCCGTGTGCTGGAGTGGATGTTCAACAGGATTGAAGGGAAAGCCTCTGCCAAACCAACTGCCATAGGTTACATCCCCACGGATGCTGCTTTGAACTTGAAGGGGTTGGAAGATGTCAACCTCACCGAACTGTTTGATATCTCAAAAGAGTTCTGGGAAAAGGAGGTAGAAGAAATCAAGCAATACTTTGAAGTGCAAGTTAATGCAGACCTTCCCTATGAAATAGAAAGGGAATTGCTTGCCTTAGAGATGAGGATAAAACAGCTGTGA
- the PCK1 gene encoding phosphoenolpyruvate carboxykinase, cytosolic [GTP] isoform X1, producing MPPQLKAEMNVVPKVVQGDLESLSPEARDFIETNAKLCQPECIHICDGSEEENKKLLDIMVEQGMIKKLNKYENCWLALTDPRDVARIESKTVIITQEQRDTTPIPKSGTSQLGRWMSEEDFEKAFNTRFPGCMQGRTMYVIPFSMGPIGSPLSKIGIELTDSPYVVASMRIMTRMGTDVLKALGNGEFVKCLHSVGCPLPLKEPLVNNWPCNPELTLIAHLPDRREIISFGSGYGGNSLLGKKCFALRIASRLAKEEGWLAEHMLILGITNPEGKKKYFAAAFPSACGKTNLAMMNPSLPGWKIECVGDDIAWMKFDEQGNLRAINPENGFFGVAPGTSVKTNPNAIKTIFKNTIFTNVAETSDGGVYWEGIDEPLPAGVTVTSWKNKDWTPDNGEPCAHPNSRFCSPARQCPIMDPAWESPEGVPIEGIIFGGRRPAGVPLVYEAFNWKHGVFVGAAMRSEATAAAEHKGKIIMHDPFAMRPFFGYNFGKYLAHWLSMAHRPAAKLPRIFHVNWFRKDSQGKFLWPGFGENSRVLEWMFNRIEGKASAKPTAIGYIPTDAALNLKGLEDVNLTELFDISKEFWEKEVEEIKQYFEVQVNADLPYEIERELLALEMRIKQL from the exons ATGCCCCCACAGCTGAAAGCTGAGATGAACGTCGTGCCCAAGGTTGTCCAGGGGGATTTGGAGAGTCTGTCTCCAGAAGCGAGGGATTTCATCGAAACCAACgccaagctgtgccagcctgagTGCATCCACATCTGCGATGGCTCGgaggaagagaacaaaaaacTTCTGGACATCATGGTAGAACAAGGCATGATCAAGAAGTTGAACAAGTATGAGAACTG CTGGCTGGCTCTCACTGATCCAAGAGATGTGGCAAGAATTGAGAGCAAAACTGTCATCATCACTCAAGAGCAGAGAGATACCACTCCAATACCTAAAAGTGGAACAAGCCAGCTGGGGCGCTGGATGTCTGAGGAAGATTTTGAGAAAGCCTTCAACACCAGGTTCCCAGGCTGCATGCAAG GACGCACAATGTATGTCATCCCCTTCAGCATGGGGCCCATTGGGTCACCTTTGTCCAAAATTGGGATTGAGCTGACGGATTCACCCTATGTAGTGGCCAGCATGAGGATCATGACACGGATGGGAACAGATGTTTTGAAAGCCCTGGGCAATGGGGAGTTTGTAAAATGCCTTCACTCTGTTGGATGCCCTCTGCCACTAAAAG AGCCATTAGTCAACAACTGGCCGTGCAACCCGGAGCTGACGCTGATTGCTCATCTCCCGGACCGCAGGGAGATCATTTCCTTTGGCAGTGGCTACGGGGGAAACTCCTTGCTGGGCAAGAAATGCTTTGCTCTCAGGATTGCCAGCAGACTGGCCAAAGAGGAGGGCTGGCTCGCAGAGCACATGCTG ATCCTGGGAATTACCAATCCAGAAGGTAAAAAGAAGTACTTTGCTGCAGCATTCCCTAGTGCATGTGGAAAAACTAACTTGGCCATGATGAACCCAAGCCTGCCAGGATGGAAAATTGAGTGTGTGGGTGATGACATTGCCTGGATGAAATTTGATGAACAAG GCAACTTAAGGGCAATCAATCctgaaaatggcttttttggTGTCGCCCCTGGAACCTCAGTCAAAACAAACCCCAATGCAATTAAAACCATATTCAAGAACACCATCTTTACCAACGTGGCAGAAACCAGTGATGGAGGGGTTTACTGGGAAGGCATTGATGAGCCCCTGCCAGCTGGAGTCACTGTGACCTCCTGGAAGAACAAGGATTGGACCCCAGACAACG GAGAACCTTGTGCTCACCCCAACTCCAGGTtctgctccccagccaggcAGTGCCCCATCATGGATCCTGCCTGGGAATCTCCCGAGGGCGTTCCCATCGAAGGCATCATTTTCGGAGGGCGCAGACCAGCTG GTGTCCCTCTCGTGTATGAGGCCTTTAACTGGAAGCATGGAGTCTTTGTAGGAGCAGCCATGAGATCTGaagcaacagcagctgctgagcacaaAG GCAAAATCATCATGCACGATCCATTTGCCATGAGGCCTTTCTTTGGCTACAACTTTGGCAAATACTTGGCCCACTGGCTGAGCATGGCCCATCGTCCAGCTGCAAAACTCCCCAGGATCTTCCATGTCAACTGGTTCCGGAAAGACAGCCAAGGGAAATTCCTGTGGCCTGGCTTCGGAGAGAATTCCCGTGTGCTGGAGTGGATGTTCAACAGGATTGAAGGGAAAGCCTCTGCCAAACCAACTGCCATAGGTTACATCCCCACGGATGCTGCTTTGAACTTGAAGGGGTTGGAAGATGTCAACCTCACCGAACTGTTTGATATCTCAAAAGAGTTCTGGGAAAAGGAGGTAGAAGAAATCAAGCAATACTTTGAAGTGCAAGTTAATGCAGACCTTCCCTATGAAATAGAAAGGGAATTGCTTGCCTTAGAGATGAGGATAAAACAGCTGTGA